The Anaerolineales bacterium region TAGCCCGACACCCGCTTCAACTCAAGGGGCGGGCTTGGTTCAAGCGTGTGGAAGTTATCCACGCGGACGCCGCTTCACCCTCCACACTCAAGCGCGCCTTCGACGGAGTGGATACCGCCTATTACTTGATTCACAATATGTCGCGAGGGCGCGACTACAACGCCATCGAACTCGACGCCGCGCGCAACTTCGCCCAAGCCGCGGAGCAGGCTGGCGTTCAACACATCATTTATCTCGGCGGGCTTGCGGATCCGGAAGGGCAGATCGCTCCGCACATGCGCTCGCGGATCGAGACGGGAAAAGTCTTGCGCACGGGCAAAGCGCCGGTGACGGAATTTCGCGCCGGCGTCATTGCCGGGTCAGGCAGCATCTCGTTCGAGATGATCCGGTTCATGACCGAGTTGTTTCCTGTCGTGCCGGGACCGTCATGGCTGAAGAACAAGTCTCAGCCGATTGCGATTCAAAATGTGATCGATTATCTCATCGCCGCGCTCGAAAATAAGAACGGACAAGGCAAGGTCTTCGAGATCGGCGGACCCGCAGTGACAACCTACGCAGAATTGATGTTGCGGTATGCCCGCGTCCGAGGCTTGAACCGTCGGATGCTCTTGCTCCCCATCCTGCCGGTCTGGTTCATGGCGTTCGGCGTGGACTTGATGACGCCGGTTCCCTACCCCATCGCCTACGCGCTGATCGAAGGCTTGTCGGCGGATAGTATTGTCAACCACCCTGAAGCGTTGGATATATTTCCAGAGATCAAGTTGATCGCTTACGATGCCGCCGTAAAAGACGCGCTGGAGAAAACGAATCCGCTGTATATCGAACGCGTATGGGAGGATGGAACTCCGGGGATCAAATCGCTCAAGCATGAAGGTTGTTTTATTTTGCACGCGAGCCCCACGATCCCACAGGAAGAGAGGCTAGGCATGAGGGGAAAACGCCATAACATTTTCGGCAATCTCTGGATCGAACACAAACCAGCAGACCTCTCCTCTACTCTCTTTTTCTCCCCGCGTGGATTGATGGGATTCCTGTATTGGTTCCTCTTTTTCCCATTCCATTGGTTTCGATTTCGCGGTTTAATGCAGAGAACGGCAGAACGAAATCAATCTCCATGAAGCGCATCCCGTTCATCCTCCTATCTATTTTCCTGCTGTTCGGAACAATTCTCGCTATCGCGTGGTTCGTCCCCCTGCCGCTGGATCCGTTCCACGATTTTCAAGTCCTCTATCGCGCCGATCAGGGAATCTTGCGCGGCATCGCGTTGTACGACCGCGCCGCGCAGGAGCAAATGGTCGCGGACGATCTCGGCGTTTCAGCAGATCGAGTATTTGTTTTACCGTTTCCATATCCGCCGTGGTATGCGCTGGCGACTCTGCCGCTGGCGTTATTGCCTCCCGAAGTCGCGATGAGGGTTTGGTTCCTGCTCAACCTCGTAATGTTGATGGTCGCTGTCTGGTTACTGACAGACGGATGGAATCCGCGCAAACGCTTGTATTCGTTCATCGCCGCGCCGTTGTTCTTTCCGGTCTTCGGCGCGCTGATCGTGGGACAATACGTCTTCCCGACGATTCTAGGGATGGCGGCGCTCGTCTACGCGCTTCGGCATAAAACCCTTTGGATGATCGCGCTGGGGATGGCGCTCGTCACGTTCAAGCCCCACATGGGAATGTTGGTCGCGCTGGCGGTCGCCGCCCGCCTCTTTCTCCGACGGGATGAGTTTTGCCGCCGTGCGTTCTATCTCACCGCCTTGACCGGCGCAATCCTCTTCGCCCTCGGCTTCCTCGCGGACGGGAACTGGATTGTCAGTTATCCAAAATCCCTGTTCGCGTTCAGAGGGCTTTCGGAGTGTGAACTGTGCGTGAGCCTGCCCGTCACGATCACCCGTCTTGCAGGCTGGGGATTCGATCAGGCATTTCTCGTTGCTCTCGCGCTGTTGTTCGGCTTTTCTTTTGTGTTGACAAAAAATTTTTCCCGCATAGACGATAATTTCTTGGTCGCGCTATTCGTTTGCGCGGCATTACTCGTCAGCCCATATTTGTTGAATTACGATTTCGCCTTTGCGATCCTTCCGTTGTTCGCGCTGGCGAGAACCGCGCGCACATGGACAGATTGGCTCAGCCTCGCCGTATCGTTCATCCTCCCTTGGCTCGGACTTGTATTCTTCGGTAGAGACGGCAACCTCACTTTGTTGGTCTCAACTTTGTTACTGACGGTTATTCTCTTGACGAACCTCCGCAAGGCGCATACAATCCTCGCCACAAATTGAATCACGATCAGCCAGCGGCGAAGTTGGTGAAATTCCAACACTGTCGCGCAACTGTGAAGTTAGTTATCTAGTTATCTAGTTACTTAGTTAGATAGTTAGGTAGTTGGACTGCCGACTACAAAACTATAAAACTAGTAAACCAGCAAACTACCAAACTAACGAAGTCAGGTCGCCCGCTCTGGTCGGTTCTACCACTCTCTCGCGGAAAGGAGGTGGGGACGGCTAGACTCGGATTGCCTCTCCAACCTCCCCGGCTTCGGCTGGGGATTTTGATTCACATCACCAAAGAGACCTCACAGGTCTTTGAGACCTGTGAGGTCTAAACGAAAATAGGAGAAACCATGTTACGCAAGACGTTACTACTTACTTTGTTGTTCACGCTGTTACTCAGCGCGTGCGGGGTTGCATCTCCCGCTTCGGGGGAATTGACTCTGACCGACGGACTCAACCGCGAGGTCAAACTCGAAGCCGCCGCGCAGCGCGTCGTTTCGCTCGCGCCGTCCAACACAGAAATTTTGTACGCGGTTGGGGCAGGCTCACAGGTGGTCGGACGCGATGAGTTTTCCGATTATCCCGCCGAAGCCGCGTCGGTCGAATCTGTCGGCGGATCGTTCGGCGAATACAGTGTCGAAGCCATCGTC contains the following coding sequences:
- a CDS encoding glycosyltransferase family 87 protein encodes the protein MKRIPFILLSIFLLFGTILAIAWFVPLPLDPFHDFQVLYRADQGILRGIALYDRAAQEQMVADDLGVSADRVFVLPFPYPPWYALATLPLALLPPEVAMRVWFLLNLVMLMVAVWLLTDGWNPRKRLYSFIAAPLFFPVFGALIVGQYVFPTILGMAALVYALRHKTLWMIALGMALVTFKPHMGMLVALAVAARLFLRRDEFCRRAFYLTALTGAILFALGFLADGNWIVSYPKSLFAFRGLSECELCVSLPVTITRLAGWGFDQAFLVALALLFGFSFVLTKNFSRIDDNFLVALFVCAALLVSPYLLNYDFAFAILPLFALARTARTWTDWLSLAVSFILPWLGLVFFGRDGNLTLLVSTLLLTVILLTNLRKAHTILATN
- a CDS encoding DUF2867 domain-containing protein, which encodes MAPASLHLRRAYAQAGGAREGLGALTSPLILVSGATGYIASRLIPRLLDAGYRVRALARHPLQLKGRAWFKRVEVIHADAASPSTLKRAFDGVDTAYYLIHNMSRGRDYNAIELDAARNFAQAAEQAGVQHIIYLGGLADPEGQIAPHMRSRIETGKVLRTGKAPVTEFRAGVIAGSGSISFEMIRFMTELFPVVPGPSWLKNKSQPIAIQNVIDYLIAALENKNGQGKVFEIGGPAVTTYAELMLRYARVRGLNRRMLLLPILPVWFMAFGVDLMTPVPYPIAYALIEGLSADSIVNHPEALDIFPEIKLIAYDAAVKDALEKTNPLYIERVWEDGTPGIKSLKHEGCFILHASPTIPQEERLGMRGKRHNIFGNLWIEHKPADLSSTLFFSPRGLMGFLYWFLFFPFHWFRFRGLMQRTAERNQSP